From one Neorhizobium galegae genomic stretch:
- a CDS encoding serine hydrolase has product MTTHTTTGTTAERFNAICDAQNFVTRFSIRNLLTGETFDRGADEETPSASTRKISIMMAALKAVHEGRLDLDEQITYEARLAEEVASGMFRYMTPGIVISLRDAITGMMVLSDNVCTKMVFERLTLEEVDSYCKSIGMNGTHHRFLIPPLGLSADHTLNSVTTTTARDQLFLLQAILDAQTSPEAAAMLGASQELCVYALKTLKSQILRYAIPSRLPVGTVVAHKGGTGKRGRMNAGIVYRDGIPFYIITAFTDQVPQEMSDGTPGYTMSLETIGRLSRACWDAFQA; this is encoded by the coding sequence ATGACAACTCATACCACGACCGGCACCACAGCTGAGCGCTTCAACGCCATCTGCGACGCCCAGAACTTCGTCACACGCTTCAGCATTCGTAACCTTCTGACCGGCGAGACGTTCGACCGCGGCGCGGATGAGGAAACGCCTTCGGCAAGCACACGCAAGATATCGATCATGATGGCAGCACTCAAGGCGGTGCATGAGGGCAGGCTCGATCTGGACGAACAGATCACCTACGAGGCACGCCTCGCGGAAGAGGTTGCCAGTGGCATGTTTCGCTACATGACACCCGGCATCGTCATTTCGCTGCGCGACGCGATTACCGGCATGATGGTTCTCAGCGACAATGTCTGCACCAAGATGGTGTTCGAACGGCTGACGCTCGAAGAGGTTGACAGCTATTGCAAGTCGATCGGCATGAACGGCACCCATCACCGCTTTCTCATTCCACCGCTGGGCCTGTCTGCGGATCACACCTTGAATTCCGTAACCACGACGACGGCACGCGACCAGCTGTTTCTGCTGCAGGCCATACTCGACGCGCAGACTTCACCGGAAGCGGCTGCCATGCTCGGCGCCTCGCAGGAATTATGCGTTTATGCCCTCAAAACGCTGAAGAGCCAGATCCTGCGTTACGCCATTCCGTCACGACTGCCGGTCGGCACTGTCGTTGCGCATAAGGGCGGCACCGGAAAACGCGGGCGGATGAATGCGGGCATCGTCTACCGCGACGGCATACCATTTTACATCATCACTGCCTTTACCGACCAGGTGCCACAGGAAATGTCCGACGGCACGCCGGGTTACACGATGTCGCTCGAAACCATCGGCCGGTTGTCACGCGCCTGCTGGGACGCGTTCCAAGCCTGA
- a CDS encoding dioxygenase, translating to MSRYFSEEKSAEAVNARMAQDIAPRLAEVMASLVTHLHAFAKDVSLTQQEWEMAISFLTRTGHLCHDERQEFILLSDALGFSMLVDAINNRRPEGATENTVFGPFHVEGAPLRQMGETISLDGRGESCLFTGCVLDLDGHPVEGALIDVWSDNSDGFYDVQQPDIQPKWNNRGIFVTGADGGYSFVGIKPVSYPIPDDGPVGQMLRSLGRHPYRPAHTHYLITAEEYQKLVTHTFVGDDPYLESDAVFGVKDSLIAPFERIDEATIWRSDFNFVLSPLDCRR from the coding sequence ATGTCTCGATATTTCAGCGAGGAGAAATCCGCAGAAGCGGTCAACGCACGCATGGCCCAGGATATAGCGCCACGACTGGCCGAGGTCATGGCATCGCTTGTCACGCATTTGCATGCCTTTGCAAAGGATGTCAGCCTTACCCAGCAGGAATGGGAGATGGCGATCAGCTTCCTCACCCGGACAGGCCATCTTTGTCACGACGAGCGGCAGGAATTCATCCTGCTGAGCGACGCGTTGGGTTTTTCCATGCTGGTCGATGCCATCAATAATCGCCGACCCGAAGGGGCAACCGAGAACACTGTATTCGGGCCGTTTCACGTCGAGGGAGCGCCACTGCGCCAGATGGGAGAGACGATCTCTCTCGACGGCAGGGGCGAAAGTTGTCTTTTCACCGGCTGCGTGCTGGATCTTGATGGCCACCCTGTCGAGGGTGCGCTGATCGATGTCTGGTCGGACAATTCCGATGGGTTCTACGACGTCCAGCAGCCGGACATTCAGCCAAAATGGAATAATCGCGGGATTTTCGTGACAGGCGCCGACGGCGGCTATAGTTTCGTCGGCATCAAGCCGGTTTCCTACCCGATCCCCGATGACGGTCCGGTCGGCCAGATGCTGAGATCGCTGGGCCGCCACCCATACCGCCCTGCCCATACCCACTATCTGATCACTGCGGAGGAATACCAGAAGCTCGTCACCCACACGTTTGTCGGCGACGATCCCTATCTGGAGTCGGATGCGGTCTTTGGGGTGAAAGACAGCCTGATCGCTCCCTTCGAGCGGATCGATGAAGCGACGATCTGGCGTTCCGATTTCAATTTCGTCCTGAGCCCCCTGGATTGCCGTCGATGA
- a CDS encoding maleylacetate reductase produces MVASFQYNIGPARVIFGPGSLGQLADAITGQGCKRALILSTPHQSAEAEGIAAVLGPLSAGLFTDATMHTPVEVTERAMAIYRAAGADCVVSFGGGSTIGLGKAIGYRNDTPQIVVATTYAGSEVTPILGQTENGEKTTVRAASILPEVVIYDPELTVGLPVAMSVSSGLNAMAHAVEGLYARDRNPISSMMAMEGLRALKQALPRILNEAQDLGARGDALYGAWLCGTVLGTVGMALHHKLCHTLGGSFDLPHSETHAIVLPHSAAYNAYAAADELKSAADLFGGSLGAGLYDFAASINAPTALRDLGMKEADLDRAADLATRNPYWNPRPIERQAIRALLQNAWEGARPQ; encoded by the coding sequence GTGGTAGCGTCCTTCCAATACAATATTGGCCCGGCAAGGGTCATTTTCGGGCCCGGTTCGCTTGGCCAACTCGCCGACGCAATCACGGGGCAGGGCTGCAAGCGCGCCCTGATCCTGTCCACCCCGCATCAAAGTGCGGAAGCCGAAGGTATTGCCGCCGTCCTCGGTCCGCTTTCGGCCGGGCTGTTTACCGATGCCACGATGCACACGCCGGTCGAGGTGACCGAGCGGGCGATGGCAATTTATCGTGCCGCCGGAGCCGATTGCGTCGTTTCCTTCGGGGGCGGATCGACGATCGGGCTCGGGAAAGCGATCGGCTATCGCAACGATACGCCTCAGATCGTGGTAGCGACGACTTATGCCGGCTCGGAAGTGACGCCGATCCTCGGGCAGACGGAAAACGGTGAAAAGACGACCGTCCGGGCCGCCAGCATACTGCCCGAGGTCGTCATTTACGACCCCGAATTGACCGTCGGATTGCCGGTCGCCATGAGCGTGAGCAGCGGCCTCAATGCGATGGCCCATGCCGTAGAAGGTCTTTACGCACGGGATCGCAATCCGATCTCCTCGATGATGGCAATGGAAGGTCTGCGTGCTCTGAAGCAGGCATTGCCACGGATTCTGAACGAAGCGCAAGATCTCGGCGCTCGGGGGGATGCGCTTTATGGAGCGTGGCTTTGCGGGACGGTGCTTGGAACCGTGGGCATGGCCCTGCACCACAAACTCTGCCACACGCTGGGTGGCAGCTTCGACCTACCGCATTCAGAAACCCATGCGATCGTGCTTCCGCACTCAGCCGCCTACAACGCCTATGCAGCGGCAGATGAACTGAAGTCGGCGGCCGACCTCTTCGGTGGCTCACTGGGAGCCGGCCTCTACGACTTTGCCGCGTCGATCAACGCTCCTACGGCATTGAGAGATCTCGGTATGAAGGAAGCCGATCTCGACCGTGCAGCCGATCTGGCCACCCGCAACCCGTACTGGAACCCGCGTCCCATAGAGCGCCAAGCGATCCGCGCCCTGCTGCAAAACGCCTGGGAGGGCGCGCGGCCGCAATAA
- the tsdA gene encoding gamma-resorcylate decarboxylase gives MQGKIALEEHFAIPDTLQDSAGFVPGDYWTELSARLLDIQDKRLRLMDAHGIDKMILSLNAPAVQAIPDKAKALEISRRANDFLAEQCLKNPNRFLGFAALPLQDPDAAIQELQRCVTTMGFVGALVNGFSQEGDGSTPLYYDLPQYRPFWAEMEKLNVPFYLHPRNPLPQDSRIYAGHSWLMGPTWAFAQETAVHALRLMGSGLFDEHPGLRIIVGHMGEGLPYMMWRIDNRNAWVKVEKSYPAKRRIADYFNENFYITTSGNFRTQSLIDAMLEIGADRILFSADWPFENIDHAADWFDSATISEADRLKIGRTNAVSLFKLDR, from the coding sequence GTGCAAGGTAAAATAGCGCTTGAAGAACACTTCGCCATTCCCGACACGCTGCAGGATTCAGCAGGTTTCGTGCCCGGGGACTACTGGACGGAACTATCGGCCCGCCTTCTGGACATACAGGACAAGCGCCTGCGGCTGATGGACGCCCACGGCATCGACAAGATGATCCTTTCCCTGAACGCTCCGGCTGTGCAGGCTATCCCGGACAAGGCAAAGGCTCTGGAAATCTCCCGCCGCGCCAATGACTTCCTGGCGGAGCAATGCCTCAAGAACCCCAACCGCTTTCTGGGTTTTGCGGCTCTCCCCCTGCAGGATCCGGATGCGGCGATACAGGAACTTCAACGCTGCGTGACGACGATGGGCTTCGTCGGCGCGCTGGTGAACGGGTTTTCGCAGGAAGGCGACGGCTCGACTCCGCTTTACTACGACCTGCCGCAATACCGCCCGTTCTGGGCGGAGATGGAAAAGCTCAACGTTCCTTTCTATCTCCACCCGCGCAATCCGCTGCCGCAGGACAGCCGGATCTATGCCGGTCATTCGTGGCTCATGGGCCCGACCTGGGCCTTCGCACAGGAAACCGCCGTGCATGCGCTGCGGCTCATGGGGTCTGGCCTCTTTGACGAGCACCCTGGCCTGCGCATCATTGTCGGTCACATGGGCGAGGGGCTGCCCTATATGATGTGGCGAATCGACAACCGAAATGCTTGGGTCAAGGTCGAAAAGAGCTATCCCGCCAAGCGTCGCATCGCAGATTATTTCAACGAGAACTTCTACATCACCACGTCGGGAAATTTCCGCACCCAGTCGCTGATCGACGCCATGCTGGAAATCGGCGCTGACAGGATTCTGTTCTCGGCCGACTGGCCGTTCGAGAATATCGACCACGCCGCCGACTGGTTTGATAGCGCTACGATCTCGGAGGCAGATCGCCTGAAGATCGGCAGGACCAACGCAGTTTCGCTGTTCAAGCTCGATCGTTGA
- a CDS encoding flavin-dependent monooxygenase produces MNSTAALFPASMRAENPCLAKRIAPVLDEIRAAARDTEKAGRVPARNIDLLRGVGYFDIVKPGRFGGDQGSFAELVDANIELSSACASTGWVAGLLSAHQWLLAMFDERVQQEVWSTNPDALVCGSYAPTRMAERVEGGFHLSGDWAFASGCENAQWALCAAIIPPKIEGERAVPSFLLVPASDYTIAETWDVVGLAGTGSKSLILKDVYVPEHRILAFPDATTGRTPGGRGYEGIGLFNIPLLMGIPFCLGSAAIGAAKGALTSYLDHMGTRITRGAVAGGNNKIAEFPTIQLRVAEASASIDAAREIMLRDVAWAQQLAQARENGTVEITEEDRILARRTQSFAVNLSLQAVEALNASTGGLGLQMSNPVQRAWRDANAVGRHISMNWDAVGTMVGQHLLGLPPKGQY; encoded by the coding sequence ATGAACAGTACAGCAGCCTTGTTTCCCGCTTCGATGCGGGCGGAAAACCCATGTCTTGCCAAGCGTATCGCGCCGGTTCTCGATGAGATCCGCGCCGCTGCTCGCGATACCGAGAAAGCGGGGCGCGTGCCGGCCCGCAATATCGACCTGCTGCGCGGCGTCGGGTATTTCGACATTGTTAAGCCTGGCCGTTTCGGCGGTGACCAGGGCTCCTTTGCAGAGCTCGTCGATGCCAATATCGAACTGTCATCGGCTTGCGCCTCGACCGGTTGGGTCGCGGGACTTCTCTCTGCGCATCAGTGGCTTCTTGCGATGTTCGACGAACGGGTGCAGCAGGAAGTCTGGAGCACGAACCCCGATGCACTTGTATGTGGTTCCTATGCGCCGACGCGCATGGCGGAGCGCGTGGAGGGCGGATTTCACCTTTCCGGCGACTGGGCCTTTGCGAGCGGTTGCGAAAATGCGCAGTGGGCACTGTGTGCTGCCATCATCCCGCCAAAAATCGAAGGAGAGCGGGCCGTCCCGTCCTTTCTCCTGGTGCCTGCAAGCGACTACACGATCGCGGAGACCTGGGATGTCGTCGGTCTGGCCGGTACCGGTTCCAAGAGCCTGATCCTGAAAGACGTCTACGTGCCCGAGCACCGTATCCTGGCCTTCCCGGATGCGACTACGGGCAGAACGCCGGGCGGGAGGGGATACGAGGGCATCGGGCTTTTCAACATTCCGCTCCTCATGGGGATTCCGTTTTGCCTCGGCAGCGCTGCCATCGGTGCCGCGAAAGGTGCGTTGACAAGCTATCTCGACCATATGGGCACGCGGATCACGCGCGGTGCGGTCGCCGGGGGCAACAACAAGATCGCCGAGTTTCCGACCATCCAGCTGAGGGTAGCAGAGGCATCGGCATCTATCGATGCAGCACGCGAGATCATGCTGCGCGACGTGGCATGGGCGCAGCAGTTGGCGCAGGCACGCGAAAACGGCACGGTCGAAATCACCGAGGAAGACAGAATTCTGGCACGGCGCACGCAGTCCTTCGCCGTCAACCTGTCCCTTCAGGCGGTCGAAGCCTTGAACGCCTCCACGGGTGGTCTCGGACTTCAAATGTCCAACCCCGTCCAGCGGGCATGGCGGGATGCGAATGCCGTCGGACGCCACATTTCGATGAACTGGGACGCCGTTGGGACCATGGTCGGCCAGCATCTCCTGGGCCTGCCGCCCAAGGGTCAGTACTGA
- a CDS encoding flavin reductase family protein, with protein sequence MSATATAGSTPAIPPISDAFRATMRRFPATVTVISACRNGADHGMTATAVTSLSMDPPSLIICLNNRTYLHDMLLEVPEFAVSVLTHEQVSVSEGFSGKIAPERRFEAADWVRHERGMMVLDSAHAAVICRRMGAVPYGTHTIFIGQVIDTRLSDDTTPLMYENSNYCAPQHAPFTSHN encoded by the coding sequence ATGTCTGCCACAGCTACCGCCGGCTCTACGCCGGCAATTCCGCCTATCAGCGATGCGTTTCGCGCGACCATGCGCAGATTTCCGGCGACGGTTACCGTGATATCCGCCTGTCGTAATGGAGCCGACCACGGCATGACCGCAACGGCGGTGACATCACTTTCCATGGATCCTCCGTCGCTGATTATCTGCCTGAACAACCGCACTTACCTGCACGACATGCTGCTGGAAGTGCCGGAATTTGCCGTCAGCGTTTTGACGCACGAACAGGTTTCCGTATCGGAAGGTTTCAGCGGAAAGATCGCTCCGGAGCGTCGGTTCGAAGCGGCCGATTGGGTTCGTCACGAACGGGGCATGATGGTTCTGGATTCGGCCCATGCCGCTGTGATTTGCCGTCGCATGGGTGCCGTTCCCTATGGAACGCATACGATCTTCATCGGCCAAGTGATAGACACTCGTCTTTCCGACGATACCACCCCGTTAATGTATGAAAACTCGAATTATTGCGCGCCACAGCACGCACCTTTTACTTCCCATAACTGA
- a CDS encoding MarR family winged helix-turn-helix transcriptional regulator, giving the protein MYKLTDSVPYLLNRAGVRIAEVFSQRIAENDLSVAMYRVLAMLRERKESTLGDLADVVSVEISTLSRLVGTLAKRKLVSRTRPEDNGRIVIVRLTPQGEALTEKLMPLAMELEATAVQGMSKEEVTALKSALRRMHSNLPAMSGKGKTSDQ; this is encoded by the coding sequence ATGTACAAACTTACCGATTCAGTTCCCTACCTGCTCAACCGTGCGGGCGTGCGCATCGCCGAGGTCTTCTCACAGCGAATTGCCGAGAACGATCTCAGCGTCGCCATGTATCGAGTGTTGGCAATGTTGAGGGAGCGCAAGGAAAGCACGCTTGGGGACCTTGCCGACGTCGTCTCGGTTGAGATCTCCACCCTCTCGCGGCTCGTCGGCACTCTGGCGAAACGCAAGCTGGTCTCGAGAACCCGTCCCGAGGATAATGGCCGTATCGTCATCGTTCGGTTGACCCCACAGGGGGAGGCACTGACTGAAAAGCTGATGCCGCTTGCTATGGAACTCGAGGCCACGGCTGTGCAGGGCATGTCCAAGGAGGAGGTCACCGCGCTGAAAAGTGCGTTGAGGCGGATGCACAGCAATCTGCCGGCCATGTCCGGCAAAGGAAAAACCAGCGACCAGTAA
- a CDS encoding MFS transporter, with translation MTIQDVAIAKERVRSPNMIIALCGLLILFDGYDLIVYGAVAPSLLREGSWALTPGMVGRAASITLFGMLLGALIAGTLADRIGRRKVIVGSLLSFSVMMIGSGLAPSFLIFEGTRFLAGLGLGALFPTVTALIIEFSPPKRKAMAYSTALLGYLAGGIISGILGIMLIETYGWRVLMIIGGAPILLLPLFLRLLPESPEWLATKNRQEEANRIANQYGLPNPNPRPAALRQVGIKSLFSEGRLLPTLNAWGIHFCSLLLTFGMVNWLPTIMNKMGYDLGSALLFSVTLNLGAAVGLLIGARIADLGNVKMVVAGMFLLGACSIWMLTQVGQGLQVYGLVALAGTGTIGTQILANVLVGNLYPVEIRGTGLGFSLGIGRVGGMIGPAIGGAVLGAGLAPQWNFYIFAAVGAVGCLLALATLLYKKKTV, from the coding sequence ATGACCATACAAGATGTCGCTATCGCCAAGGAACGCGTCCGCAGCCCGAATATGATCATCGCCCTATGCGGCCTGTTGATCCTTTTCGATGGCTATGACCTTATCGTTTATGGTGCGGTTGCACCTTCATTGCTTCGAGAAGGAAGCTGGGCTCTGACGCCCGGCATGGTCGGAAGAGCCGCGTCAATCACCCTGTTCGGCATGCTGCTCGGCGCCCTGATTGCCGGAACCCTTGCCGACAGGATCGGCCGCCGCAAAGTCATAGTCGGGAGCCTCTTGAGTTTTTCGGTGATGATGATCGGCAGCGGTTTGGCTCCGAGCTTCCTGATTTTTGAAGGAACCCGTTTTCTCGCCGGTCTTGGCCTGGGCGCACTGTTCCCGACGGTAACCGCCTTGATCATCGAGTTCTCTCCGCCCAAGCGCAAGGCCATGGCCTACTCGACCGCGCTTCTCGGCTATCTCGCCGGCGGCATCATCTCGGGCATTCTGGGGATTATGCTGATCGAGACTTACGGTTGGCGCGTGCTGATGATCATCGGCGGCGCACCGATACTGCTTCTTCCGCTGTTCCTGCGCCTCCTTCCGGAATCGCCGGAATGGCTGGCGACCAAGAACCGCCAGGAAGAAGCCAATCGGATAGCCAATCAGTATGGGTTGCCCAATCCCAATCCAAGGCCTGCTGCTCTGCGTCAGGTAGGCATCAAGTCGCTGTTTTCCGAAGGCCGTCTGTTGCCGACCCTGAACGCCTGGGGCATCCACTTCTGTTCTCTTCTGCTTACTTTCGGCATGGTGAACTGGCTGCCGACCATCATGAACAAGATGGGCTACGACCTCGGTTCCGCCCTTCTCTTCTCCGTCACGCTCAATCTTGGCGCGGCAGTCGGTCTGCTGATCGGCGCGAGAATTGCCGACCTTGGCAATGTCAAGATGGTCGTGGCGGGAATGTTCCTCCTCGGCGCATGCTCGATCTGGATGTTGACCCAGGTAGGCCAGGGCCTTCAGGTCTACGGTCTGGTCGCGCTGGCTGGAACCGGAACGATCGGAACGCAGATTCTAGCCAATGTCCTGGTCGGAAATCTCTACCCGGTCGAAATTCGCGGCACCGGCCTTGGCTTTTCGCTGGGCATCGGTCGCGTCGGGGGCATGATCGGACCCGCCATCGGCGGTGCCGTCCTGGGAGCAGGGCTTGCACCGCAATGGAACTTCTACATCTTCGCGGCCGTCGGTGCGGTGGGCTGCCTTCTCGCTCTGGCGACACTGCTGTACAAGAAAAAGACTGTTTGA
- a CDS encoding L-idonate 5-dehydrogenase, which yields MKAVVIHAAKDLRIEEREVEDLGPGQVEVAIEAGGICGSDLHYYNHGGFGTVRVREPMILGHEVAGTIKALGEGISSLAVGDRVAVSPSRPCNACDYCLKGQQNHCLNMRFYGSAMPMPHIQGAFRQRLVAEQWQCHRIADGVSINEAAMAEPFAVTLHAVARAGSLADKRVLVTGCGPIGALAIIAARAHGAREIVATDVMGAVLDKALAVGADRVIDVASNPEQLMAYSANKGYFDVQFEASGNERAVRSGLEVLRPRSTLVQLGLGGDVSIPQNIVVAKEIEMKGTFRFHEEFGLAVDLIGKRRVDLKPLLTGIFPFEDAVEAFEAAGDRTRSMKVQLAF from the coding sequence GTGAAAGCCGTCGTCATTCATGCCGCCAAGGACCTGCGCATCGAAGAGAGGGAGGTCGAGGACCTCGGCCCCGGACAGGTGGAGGTCGCCATCGAGGCGGGCGGAATTTGCGGTTCCGACTTGCATTATTATAACCATGGCGGCTTCGGTACGGTGCGTGTCCGCGAGCCAATGATCCTCGGCCACGAGGTTGCGGGGACGATTAAGGCGCTGGGGGAGGGGATATCGAGCCTTGCGGTCGGAGACCGGGTGGCGGTTTCGCCGAGCCGTCCGTGCAACGCCTGCGACTATTGCCTGAAGGGGCAGCAGAACCATTGCCTCAACATGCGCTTCTACGGTTCCGCGATGCCGATGCCGCACATCCAGGGTGCATTCCGCCAGCGTCTGGTTGCAGAGCAGTGGCAGTGCCACAGGATAGCGGATGGCGTCTCGATCAACGAAGCGGCGATGGCGGAGCCGTTCGCGGTAACGCTGCATGCGGTGGCCCGCGCCGGCTCGCTTGCGGACAAGCGAGTGCTGGTCACCGGCTGCGGTCCGATCGGGGCGCTGGCGATCATCGCTGCCCGTGCCCACGGTGCCCGAGAGATCGTCGCGACCGACGTCATGGGTGCGGTCCTCGACAAGGCGCTGGCGGTCGGCGCCGATCGGGTCATCGACGTCGCCAGCAATCCGGAACAGCTTATGGCCTATTCCGCAAACAAGGGCTATTTCGACGTACAGTTCGAGGCTTCCGGTAACGAACGCGCCGTACGCTCCGGCCTGGAAGTGCTCCGACCCCGCTCGACATTGGTCCAACTCGGCCTCGGCGGCGACGTCTCCATCCCGCAGAACATCGTGGTCGCCAAGGAAATCGAGATGAAGGGCACTTTCCGTTTTCACGAGGAATTCGGTCTCGCCGTGGACCTTATCGGCAAGCGCCGTGTCGATCTGAAGCCGCTGCTCACCGGCATCTTTCCGTTCGAGGATGCCGTGGAGGCTTTTGAGGCCGCCGGCGACAGAACCCGGTCAATGAAGGTGCAACTGGCTTTCTAG
- a CDS encoding 2-hydroxyacid dehydrogenase produces the protein MAKPDILLVGPYPEWDLVELEAQYNVRKLYEAEDRDAFVQDHADGIRAIATRGELGASAELIARLPKLEIVSVYGVGYDAVNLDACRARGIRVTNTPDVLTNDVADLGVAMMLVQSRGMIGAERWVKDGSWVEKGLYPLKRRVWGRKAGVLGLGRIGFEVAKRLKGFDMDIAYSDVAEKPFADGMTFIADPVELARHSDFLFVTLAASTVTRHIVSRNVIAALGPDGMLINISRASNIDEEALLEALESGALGSAALDVFEAEPKLDPRFLKLDNVLVQPHHASGTIETRKAMGKLVRDNLAAHFAGAALPTPVL, from the coding sequence ATGGCCAAGCCGGACATCCTGCTCGTCGGCCCCTACCCCGAATGGGATCTCGTTGAGCTGGAAGCGCAGTACAACGTGCGCAAGCTCTACGAGGCTGAAGATCGCGATGCATTCGTTCAGGATCATGCGGACGGCATTCGCGCCATCGCCACGCGGGGAGAGCTCGGCGCCTCTGCCGAACTGATCGCCAGGCTGCCTAAGCTGGAGATCGTCTCGGTCTATGGTGTGGGCTATGACGCAGTCAATCTCGACGCCTGCCGGGCGCGCGGCATTCGGGTCACCAATACGCCCGATGTCCTGACCAACGACGTTGCCGACCTTGGCGTCGCGATGATGCTCGTCCAGTCGCGCGGCATGATCGGCGCCGAGCGCTGGGTGAAGGATGGCAGCTGGGTGGAGAAGGGTCTCTATCCGCTGAAGCGTCGCGTCTGGGGCCGCAAGGCCGGAGTTCTCGGCCTCGGCCGCATCGGCTTCGAGGTCGCCAAACGCCTCAAGGGCTTCGACATGGACATCGCCTATAGCGACGTTGCCGAGAAGCCGTTTGCGGATGGTATGACGTTCATCGCCGATCCGGTGGAACTTGCCCGGCATTCCGACTTCCTGTTCGTGACGCTGGCGGCGTCGACTGTCACGCGCCATATCGTTTCGAGGAATGTGATTGCGGCGCTTGGCCCGGACGGCATGCTGATCAACATCTCGCGCGCATCCAATATCGACGAGGAAGCGCTGCTCGAGGCGCTCGAAAGCGGCGCGCTAGGATCGGCGGCACTCGATGTCTTCGAAGCCGAGCCGAAGCTCGATCCGCGTTTCCTGAAACTCGACAATGTGCTGGTGCAACCGCACCATGCGTCCGGCACGATCGAAACCCGCAAGGCCATGGGCAAGCTGGTGCGCGACAACCTTGCCGCCCACTTCGCCGGCGCCGCCCTGCCGACACCCGTTCTCTGA
- a CDS encoding SDR family oxidoreductase: MTFPLFDLAGRRALVTGSSQGIGLALARGLARHGASVVLNGRDPVKLQVAVDSLENEGYEARAADFDVTDPDAVKRGVNAIEAEVGAIDILVNNAGMQFRSPLEEFPADRWEQLMKTNVSSVFYVGQAVARHMIGRGQGKIVNIASVQSELARPGIAPYTATKGAVKNLTRGMCADWAKHGLQINAIAPGYFKTPLNQALVDNPEFSSWLEKRTPAARWGDVEELVGAAVFLAGKASSFVNGHTLYVDGGITTCL, translated from the coding sequence ATGACCTTCCCATTATTTGATTTGGCCGGCCGGCGTGCGTTGGTGACGGGTTCGTCGCAGGGCATAGGGCTGGCGCTTGCGCGAGGGCTTGCGCGGCATGGGGCTTCGGTCGTGCTGAACGGCCGCGACCCTGTGAAGCTTCAGGTCGCCGTCGATAGCCTGGAGAATGAAGGCTATGAGGCGAGGGCTGCCGACTTCGACGTTACCGATCCCGATGCCGTCAAACGCGGCGTCAACGCGATCGAGGCCGAAGTTGGTGCGATCGACATCCTGGTCAACAATGCCGGAATGCAGTTCCGCAGCCCGCTGGAGGAGTTTCCGGCTGATCGCTGGGAGCAGCTCATGAAGACCAACGTCTCCAGTGTCTTCTATGTCGGCCAGGCGGTGGCACGCCACATGATCGGCCGAGGGCAGGGGAAGATCGTCAACATCGCCTCGGTGCAGAGCGAGCTGGCACGCCCCGGCATCGCTCCCTACACGGCCACCAAGGGCGCGGTGAAGAACCTGACACGCGGCATGTGCGCGGATTGGGCAAAGCACGGCCTGCAAATCAACGCGATTGCGCCCGGCTACTTCAAGACACCCTTGAACCAGGCGCTGGTCGATAACCCGGAATTCTCGTCCTGGCTTGAGAAACGCACACCGGCAGCCCGCTGGGGCGATGTCGAGGAGCTCGTCGGGGCAGCGGTGTTTCTTGCCGGCAAGGCTTCCTCCTTTGTGAACGGACACACGCTCTATGTCGACGGCGGTATCACAACCTGCCTTTAG